Genomic DNA from Pseudophaeobacter arcticus DSM 23566:
TTACAGATTTGATATCGCTTGCAGGCGGATTTAGCGCTGCTTCAGCCAGGTCTTCAAGGCCTCCAGCAGCTCTGCATCCACAGCCTCGCCGCTCAGCTCGATCCGTTTTGCCCCGGGTTGAAAGCCAATGCGCAGCCCTGCCGTCAGCTGGGTGCTGACACGTTCCTGAGCGCCAATCTCAACAGAACTCGGGCGAACTCGGGGCGCCGCGCTCGCCGGGGTGGCCACAGGTGTTGCCCCGGCAACCTGAGACTCTAAGGGTGCGGTTAGAGCCGCATCCTGAGGGGCTTTACACGCGGCCAGCGCGGCGTTTAAAACCAGCAGCTCCTCTGCCGCAGTGGGGCGCTCTGCCGCCTGCAGGGCCGTCTTGAGCCGCGCCGCAAACCCCGGTTCCTCGCCGATCTGGCGCACCAGGGCCAGCCCCAGTTTTTCACTGATGGCGGTGGGAAAGTACAGCACCGCATCCAGCGCCTCAACCAGGGTGACAAAACTGCCAATCTTGGAGCGCTTGGCACGCGGCGCATTGGCAAACAGCCCCTGCAGCGCTTTTTTCTGACTGGGGAAGACCCCCTCCTTCAACGCCCGTACCGCGATGCGGGCGCGCTCATAATGGGACAGGTTGACCCGGATTTCATTCTCTTCCACCATCGCCACATAGGCGGCCTCGGCGCTGTCGGGCCGGATCACCAGGGCTTTGACCCTGGCAAACCTGGGCTCTGAAGTCTCGGCGTAGAGCCTGCGCAGGGCAGAGAGCCGCCGCCAGCCCGAGATCAGCCCCCAGCCACTGCCGTCGATCCGCCCCTGCAGCGGCACCACCTCGATCGGGGTCTGCTGCCCGCGCGCCCGCAAAGACCCCATCAGGGCCTCCATCTCGTCTTCGTCCTGGGCAATGCGGTCGCGGACCAGATGGGTCTCGTCGATCTGATCTAGGGCAATCTCTTCGATCATCAACCCGCGCGCCCGCGCCTGCTGCAGCACCTGGCTGACCTCCTGCAGCGCCGCCTCGGTCGAGGCCGCGCCTGCCACCTGGGCAATGGGGGCGGCGCTGGCAGTCGGCATCGGCAGCGGGCCTGCCAGGGCGGATTTGCTCTCTGGTGCGCCAGAGAGATAGGTGTTTTGTGCCGGGGAAAGCCGTTTGCGTTTTGCCATCTGCTGATCTCCTCATCGCGCCAACCCTGCGCGCTTCATCTTGTTAGAGCCTTAGGCCGGCGTGCGCTGCTGTTGCATCTCGCCAGATATCTCACCTGGCATTTCACCGGGCACCTGCTCTGCCATCTCCGCCTCGCGCTCCAGCTCCGCCCGCCGCCAGACCCCCAGCAGCAGGCGTTTGAAGGCCGCATAGGTGGCGTCAAATGTTTCGCGCCCGCGCGCATAGGTCTCGCGGTTGAAATCGCGGTAATCGGCCTCGTAGATGCCCGAGACCTGTTCGCCGGCCTGCCCGATCAGAGCGGTGAAATCCTGCTTATGCGGGCTGAGCACCGGCCCCATATAGGCCTGCATCACCCCGGCCAGCTCGCCCTGCTGGGCGCTGTCATAGCGGGTGATGACCGCGCGCACCGCATCCCATTCAAACCCCATCTCGGGCCGCCCCAGGGCGCGGGCTGCCAGGTTCTCGCCCTCCTCGATCGAGGCAAAGGTGGAATGCAGCATGTCAAAAAACCGCCCCGTGCTGTCGAACTCCAGGAACGAAGCCCCCACCGGCACCAGCAGGATATCCGAGGCCGCCAAACCGTTGATGGTCAGATAGCCAAGGGCGGGCGGCGTGTCGATAAAGACCACGTCATAGTCATCCAGCACCCCGTCGGCCTCGAGCCGGTCGGTGAGCGCATCCCAGAGCTTCCAGGAGCGCGCCGCCATGCGCCAGACCGGGATCTGGAACTCGGCCCAGTACAGATTCAGCTGGGCGCCAATGAGATCGATATTGGGCCAATGGGTGCCCTGAATGACATCCCCCGCGGTCATCTCCATGGCGGCGGAAAGCGTTTCATCCAGCGGCTGTGGCGCCTCACCGCGATCCAGGCGGCGCTGGTTGTCGGCGCGCAGATGATCGCCATAGTGGCGCGCCAAAAGCGGAAAGGCGGTTTGCCACTCGTCCTCGACCCGGCCGCCAAAGATCGAGGTCATCGACCCCTGGCTGTCCAGATCAATCACCAGCACCTTGTAGCCATCCAGCGCCGCCGACATCGCCAGATGCGCCGCCGTCGAGGTCTTGCCAACCCCGCCTTTGAAATTGGCCACCGAAACCAGTTTGGCCGGCAGGCCCTTGGGCCGGTAGGGGGTGTAGTCTTTGGATTTTGACCCCTGGGCGGCAAAATGCGCCCGCAGCAGCAGCACCTCGTCCAGGGTGAACCATTTGGCGCCGCCCTCGGTTTCAGACCGGCCCTGGGGCAGCGTCGGGTTGGCCTTGAGCACCCGCCGGAAATGCGCCTGGGCGACGGGGATCAGGTAGCGGGTGATTTCCCAGGTGGAGAACAGGCGCAGCTCTTTGCGCCCCTGTTCGTTCATGCCGCGGCTGGACAGATCCGCCCGGCCCCGGGCGCAGCCCTCGGCAATGGCGGCAAAACCGGATGTGCCGGTGGGAGCGTCGAGCTCTGCCAGGGCGGCATCGGGATCAATGTTGAAATAGGGGGGCAGCCCGGAGCCTGCCTTGTGGATATCTCGTGCCATGATGCTGTGCCGCCTCTACCCGTTTGCTGCCAGTCCTGCTGCGGAATGTTCTGCGCTTCCGCCTCTCAGGAGGGACATGTATCGTCTTTACAGGCTGATATCAGAAAAGGCGGCACATGGGAAGATTATGCGCAGGCCTTTTTCTTTTTCTAAGCAAATCAAGCCTCTGCACGAGGGGAAAGAGGTGGCTTTGGGGGGCGAAAATTTTTCTACCCTGTTATTTATGAGTTATATTATAGTTATAGGAGACCGGAGGCTGGCGCAAAGCCCTTTTTTCATTGGTGTTTTGAGCGCATTTTTTTAACGCGGTGACTCTGAAACCCCGTTGAACTGACTCCAAACCCCCGAAGCTGCGATTCCGGAACCCCGTTGAGAATCCTTGTGGATAACTCTAGGGTGGGCGTAATCAAAACCACGAAAACGAGTCACCCGGGAGTCTGGCAGGTCAGACCCAATAACCTGGGGGCAGCAGGCAGAGCGGGCGGGGCAGTTATGGCGGCGGCAGGCGGAGCATATCCAGCTGAAGCGCAGGGGAGCGCAGCGGGGCGTTTTTTCCTCTGCGATATCTTTGATGCGATTCCCAAAAACGATCTGGCCTCGATGGAACATCCGCTGTTTTCCCTGGCGACACGGCCGGACCGGCGCATTTTGAACTATCAGCACAATGGCGCCGAGATCACCGTGGTGCCATCGGTCAAAGGCCTGGCGACGATCCATGACAAGGATATCCTGATCTTCTGTATCAGCCAGCTGATGGCGGCGCAGAATGCCGGGCGGCAATTGTCGCGTACCCTGCATCTCAAGGCGCATGATCTGCTGATTGCCACCAACCGCGAGACCTCTGGCGATGCCTATCGGCGCCTGCGCGAGAGCTTTGAGCGTCTGGCGGGCACCCGTATCACCACCAATATCGTCACCGGCGGCGAAGAGGTGACCACGGGTTTTGGCCTGATCGAGAGCTGGGAGATCGTGCGCAAGGCTCCCGGTTCCAAAAAGGGGGCGGGGCGCATGGTCAATGTGGCGGTGACCCTGTCGGACTGGCTGTTTCGCGCGGTGCTGTCAAAATCGGTGCTGACGCTGAGCCGGGATTACTTTCGTCTGCGCAAACCGCTGGAGCGGCGCATCTATGAGCTGACACGCAAACACTGTGGCCGCCAAAGCGCCTGGACCATTTCGGTGGAAACGCTGCTGAAGAAATCCGGTTCTGCCAGTCCGCGGCGGGTGTTTCGCAAGATGATCCGCGACATGATCGCGGCGCAGCCGCTGCCGGACTACGCCATGGAAGAGCTGCCCGGTGATTTGATCCGGTTTAGCCAGAAACATGTGGTAACAGAGCCTGGACATGCGGATGCGCCGATTTTGAAAGCGACCACGCTGGAGCGCGCCCGCGATCTGATACCGGGCGCGGATGTCTACGCGCTGGAGGCCGAGTGGCGTGCCATGTGGGCCCGATCCGGACGGCCCCGGCTGCGCCAGGCTGATGCGGCCTTTTTGGGCTGGGTCAAAAAACGCGGCGCGGAGTGAGCCGCCGCCAGTAAAGCGCAGGGGCTTTGACGTGCGGGGGGCTTTGCCCCCTCGCGCCAAGGCGCTCACCCCCAGGATATTTTGAGCCAAATGAAAGCGCGCCGCCTCTTCATTTGGCCTTAAATACCCCCGCCGGAGGCCATCAAATGTTTCGCGTGCGAAACATTTGATTAGATCCTGATTTGTTTGCCGGCGGGAACCAGGGCGTTGATCTGGGCGATATGCTCTGGCAGGCAATGGCTGAGGAAATCGTAATGCTGCAGCACATGGGCGCGGGCAGCGGGACCCAGGTGGGCGTACTCCCTAGGATTGGTCACGACATCCACCACCTGATCCGCAAGCGCGCGCGGGTCAAAGAAATCAACCAGCATGCCGGTCTCCCCATGGGTGACTGCCTCGCGCACCGGGGCCACATCCGCAGCCACCACGGTGGCCTGCATGGACATTGCCTCGAGCAGTGACCAACTGAGCACAAAGGGCATGGTCAGATAGATATGGCAGCGACTGATGCGGAGGATGCGGCAGAGATCGTCGTAGGGCACCTTGCCGAGGAAATGCACCCGGCTCCAATCCACGCTGTCGCCGAGTTCTGCTTCCATTTCGCCGCGCAGCCCCTGGGGGTGGCTGCTCTCGACGCCATAGGAGGTCTCGTTGCCGCCGATCATCAGCACCCGCGCCCTGGGGAGGCTGGTCAGGATCTCGGGCAGGGCGCGCATCATGATGTGAAAGCCGCGGGCGCGTTCCATATTGCGGGCCACATAGGTGATGACCTCGTCGTTGCGGGTCAGCGGCTGGTCCACCCGGCCCAACCCAATCGAGGCCTTGGCATCCGGCAGCAACCGGTCGCAGCGAATACCATCGTGGCAGGTATACATGCGGTGATGGAAGGACTGCGGAAAACGGTCGCGTTGCCACTGGGTGGGGGTATGGCCCTGATCGACCGCTTCGATGCTGGCATAGGGGACGGTATTGCGGGCCTGGGCAAAAAAGCCTGCCTGATCATTGATCGGGTGTTCCGGGTCAAAGCCAACCAAGCCGCCAGAGGTGCGGTAGAAATATTCAAAAAACCCGATCACCGGCACATCCGGCCAGACCTCTTTCATAAACAGCAATTCGCCCCAGCCGGTATGGCCGATGATGATGTCGGGCTTAAAGCCCTGGTCGCGGTCCAATCGGCGGGCCGCCAGGGCGGCGCCAAGCCCGGCCCCTGCGGCACTCTCCCAGTCCTTTGAAAGCCCGTAGGCGTCTTTGGCCGCTTGGTGGTGGGGCCTGTAGGTCACGGTTGTGACTCCGGGCAGCTGCAGCCCCCGGCGCTGGGTGAGAAAGAGGATTTCATGACCGCCCTGTTTGACCAGCCAGGTGAGCAGCTCGCGATATTGGCCGGGCATGTTTTGATGGACAAAAAGGAATTTCATGATGGGGCTATACCTTGGAAAACCACTGGGAAAATCTCTGGCCTCATGCTTGCCGGGGAATGGGGCAGGGTGCAAGTCGGCAGGGGATTTGCAGGGGGCGATGGATCCGGCCTTGCCATGGTTGGGACATGGTTGTGTCATGGCGAGGCCGGCTTCTATGGTGAAACACATCGGCGTGTCTTTTGCGCCGTGCCGATGTGTTTGCCCCCAGGGGCAGGGGGCTGCGGGGAGGGGACTGGACGAGGTGACGGGATAAGACATGCAGGTTGAAGAGACGGGATTGCCGGGGGTGAAGATCCTGGTGCCGCAACGGTTTGGCGATGCGCGCGGGTTTTTTAGCGAATGCTGGAGCCGGCAGCGGCTGGCGGAGCAGGGGATTGATCTGGATTTTGTGCAGGACAATCATTCGCTGTCGATGCAGCGGGGGACGCTGCGCGGGCTGCATTTTCAGGCGCCGCCCCATGCCCAGGCCAAATTGGTGCGCTGTGGCCGCGGCGCGCTGTTTGATGTGGCGGTGGATATCCGCCGGGGCTCGCCGACCTATGGCACATGGTTCGGCATCGAGCTGACGGCGGAGAACGGCAAGCAACTGCTGGTGCCGGCGGGGTTTCTGCATGGCTTTATCACCCGGGCGCCCGAGACCGAGATCCTGTATAAATGCAGCGACTATTACGCGCCCGACTGCGATGGGGCGGTGGCCTGGGACAGCTGTGGCGTTGACTGGGGCTTTGACGGCCCGCCGCTGCTGTCGGAGAAGGACGCAGCGGCCCCGGCGCTGGCGGATTTTGACAGCCCCTTTGTCTGGGAGGGCGCTGCGTGATGAAAATTCTGGTGACCGGTGGCGCCGGGTTTATCGGCTCGGCGGTGGTGCGGCGCGCCATTGGCGATGGCCATCAGGTGGTCAATCTGGATGCGCTGACCTATGCCGCCTGTCTGGAGAATGTGGCCGCGGTGGCGGATCACCCTAACTATGCCTTTGAGCAGGCGGATATTCGCGACCGCGCAGCGCTGGAGCGGATCTTTGCCGCCCATGCCCCGGATGTGGTGATGCATCTGGCCGCCGAGAGCCATGTGGACCGTTCGATTGACGGCCCCGGCGATTTTATCGAGACCAATATCACCGGCACCTTCAACATGCTGGAGGCGGCGCGCAAATACTGGGTTGAGGCAGGCCGCCCAGAGGCGTTTCGCTTTCATCATATCTCGACCGATGAGGTCTATGGCTCGCTGCCCAGCGACCCAGGCGTGCAGTTCACCGAAGAGACCGCTTACGATCCGCGCTCGCCCTATTCCGCCAGCAAGGCAGCCTCTGACCATCTGGTGCGCGCCTGGGCCGAGACCTATGGGCTGCCGGTGGTGCTGACCAATTGTTCCAACAACTATGGTCCCTTCCATTTCCCGGAAAAGCTGGTGCCGGTGGTGATCCTCAACGCGCTGGCGGGCAAACCGCTGCCGATCTATGGCGACGGATCAAACGTGCGCGACTGGCTCTATGTGGAGGATCATGCCGCAGCACTGCTGTTGGTGCTGCAAAAGGGCCAGCTGGGACGCAGTTATAATATAGGCGGTGAAAATGAATGTTCCAATCTGGAACTGGTGCAGCATCTCTGCGCCATTCTGGATGAGACACGCCCGCGCGAGGATGGGCAGTCCTACGCCGCGCAAATCACCTTTGTCACGGATCGCCCCGGTCATGATGCGCGCTATGCAATTGATCCCTCGCGCATCCGCGCCGAGCTGGGCTGGCGGCCAAGTGTGACGGTCGAGGAAGGTCTGGCAAAAACCGTGCAATGGTATCTGGAAAATGAGAGCTGGTGGCGCGCGCTGCAGAGCCGTGACGGCGTCGGGCAGCGCTTGGGGACGGGACAGTAACGGCTTTCCGGGCTGGAAAGCCGGCCTCCGGCGGAGGTATTTGCAGCAAGATGAAAACAGGGCGCAGGACATGAACATTCTGGTGTTTGGAAAAACCGGTCAGTTGGCCCAGGAGCTGTCGCGGCTGGAGGGGGTGACCTGTCTGGGGCGGGATCATGCGGAGTTCAGCGATCCGGCCGCAGCGGCGGCGCAGGTCGCGGGCGCAGGCATTGATGCGGTGATCATTGCCGCCGCCTATACGGCGGTCGACAGGGCCGAGAGCGAAGAGCGCCTGGCCACAACCATCAATGGCGCAACACCGGGGGCCATCGCGCAGGCCTGTGCGGCCCATGGGCTGCCGCTGGTCTATATCTCCACCGATTATGTCTTTGACGGCAGCGGCGAGACCCCCTGGCAGCCCGGCGACGCGCCCGCGCCGGTGAATGCCTATGGCCGCAGCAAGCTGGCCGGGGAAGCGGCGGTGGGGGCGGCCGGCGGGGTCACTGCCATTTTGCGCACATCCTGGGTGGTGTCGGCCCATGGCAATAATTTTGTCAAAACCATGCTGCGTCTGGGTGCGGAGCGCGATCAGCTGAGTATTGTCGCCGATCAGATTGGCGCGCCCACCCCGGCGCGCGCCATTGCCGCCGCCTGTCTTGAAATGGCGCGACAGCTGGCAGAGGATCCGGGCAAATCCGGCATCTATCATCTGCAGGGCGCGCCCGAGGTCAGCTGGGCCGGGTTTGCGGCGGAGATTTTTGCCCAGGCTGATGTGGCCTGCGCGGTTGCAGGCATCCCGAGCTCCGCCTATCCAACCCCGGCGCCGCGACCGCTGAACTCACGGCTGGATTGCACCACATTAGAGACTGTTTTTAACATTGCGCAGCCCGATTGGCGGGTTGGGCTGGCAGATATTTTGCACGATTTGGGAGCGAGGCCATGATGGCACGAAAAGGCATTATTCTGGCAGGCGGATCCGGCACCCGGCTGTATCCGATCACCATGGGCGTCTCAAAACAGCTGCTGCCGATCTATGACAAGCCGATGATCTATTATCCCCTGTCGGTGCTGATGCTGGCAGGGATCCGCGAGATCTGTGTGATCACCACGCCGCAGGATCAGGCGCAGTTCAAACGCACCTTAGGGGATGGCCGCCAATGGGGGATTGATCTCACCTATGTGGTGCAGCCCGCGCCCGATGGTCTGGCCCAGGCCTTTATTCTGGCCGAGAGCTTTCTGGCGGGGGCCCCGTCGGCGCTGGTGCTGGGGGATAATATCTTCTTTGGTCATGGCCTGCCCAAACTGCTGGCGGCGGCGGATGCGCAGGGCACAGGCGGCACCGTCTTTGGCTATCACGTGGCCGATCCCGAACGCTATGGCGTGGTGGATTTTGACGATGCGGGGCGCGCCCGGCAGATTATTGAAAAGCCCGAGGTGGCCCCTTCGAACTATGCGGTGACGGGGCTGTATTTCCTTGATGGCACTGCGCCTGCGCGGGCCCGCGCGGTCCGGCCTTCGGCGCGCGGCGAGCTGGAGATCACCGATCTGCTGCAGATGTATCTGGACGAAGAGGCCCTGCGGGTCGAGACCATGGGCCGGGGCTATGCCTGGCTGGACACCGGCACCCATGGCTCGCTGCTGGAGGCGGGGAACTTTGTGCGCACCCTGCAGGAGCGCCAGGGGCTGCAGACCGGCTGCCCGGAAGAGATTGCCTTTGATCAGGGCTGGATCGACCGCGCCGGGCTCAAGGCGCGGGCGGCTCTGTTTGCCAAAAATGACTATGGCCACTATCTGGAGGGCCTGCTGCGATAGGCCGCGGATCTGCATCTGGGCCTGCATCTGGAGGCCACAGCTTGTGGCCGCTTGGCCTGGGCGCCACATATCTTGACAAATGCGTCAGAAAGCCGTGGGTTTTGGGCGTAAATCCTCTATGGTGGCGGACAGAAAATCAGGGGCGCGGGGCTGCAGAATCTGTGAAGGATTCGGGGGCAGGCCTGCCAGAAGTATAAAGAGCAACTCATGACACAGCGCGCAGAGATGCAGCCGGTGATACACCCGGTGATGCCACTGGTGGGACAGCCGGCGCGGATCGGTTTTTTCTGGAGTCTGCGTCTCTGGATCGGGGCGGCGGCGCTGCTGCTGCTGGTCTTGGTGCAGCCGCTGCGCGCCCAGGTGACGCTGGATCTGCGCGATGCGGATCTGCGCAACTTTGTCGAAATTGTCTCCGAGGCCACCGGCCGCAGCTTTGTGCTGGATCCCGACGTGCGCGGCACCGTGACGGTGCTGGCGCCGGATCAGATGTCGCCGCAGGATCTGTTTGAGGTCTTCCTTTCGGTGCTGGAGCTGAACCGGCTGACCCTGATCGAAGGGGCGGGGGCGGATCGCATCGTGCCGATGAATGTGGCGCGCGAGCTGTCATCGGGCGGCAGCGCCGGCTTGCCCAGCGGCTTTGAGACCCGGGTGATCCCGGTAAAAGAAGTGCCGCTGCAGGAGGTGATCGAGGTGGTGCGGCCGCTCCTGCCGGCCGAGGCGGTGATGACCCCGGTGCCCGGCGCCAAGCGGCTGATCATTTCCGACCGCAGTGCCAATCTCAATCGGATTACCCGCTTGATCAAACGGCTGGACCAGCCCCGGGCCGCCCCCCCGATCGAGATCCTGCGACTGCAAAACGCCGATGCGGCTGAGGTCTTGCAGGTGGTGCAATCCATGGACCTGATCCCCGAGGGCTCTTCGGTGAGCGTTGACCGGCGGTCAAACGCGCTGCTGATCTCCGGCTCCGAGGCGCTGCGTCACCGGGTGCGGCTTCTGGTGGATGAGCTGGACACCCAGCGCGATACCGTGGTGTCGCGGGCGGTGGCGCTGAACTACGCCGATGCGGCGGCGATTTCGGATGTGGTGATGCGCACCCTGAACAGTGATGGCGGTTCCGGCACCCGGGCGGCGGTGCGCATCGTGCCAGAGCTGCAGACCAATACGCTGCTGGTTTCGGCACCACAGGAGCGCATTGACGAGATCGTGCAGATGGTGCGCTATCTGGATCAGCGCCCCACCCAGGTGCTGGTCGAGGCGGTGATTTTTGAAATGTCGGTGGAGGGCCTGTCGGATCTGTCGGTGCAGTTTGGCGCGGTCTTGAACAATGCGCTGGTGGGCGGCGCCCAGTTTGATCTGCCGGGGCGCTCCAGCCTGACCAATCTGATTTCCTCGGTCTCCAATGGCGGCGCCGCAACACTGGGATCGGGCGGTGTCTTTGGCGGCGCCAAACGCAATGCCGGCGGCGATGGTATTGTCGGGCTGATCACCGCCATTGCCTCGGTGAATTCCACCCGGCTGTTGTCGACGCCCTCGATCCTGACCCTGAACAACCAGGAGGCCGAGATCGTGGTGGCGCAGAATGTGCCCTTTGTCACCGGCAGCTATTCCACCGTCAGCGATGGCAGCTCGGTTGATAATCCGTTCCAGACCATCGAACGCCAGGATATTGGCCTGACCCTGAATGTAACGCCGCAGATCAATGCTGACCGTACCGTGCGCATGGTGATCAAGCAGGAAGTCTCGAACCTGACCAATTCCACCGCCGCTTCCGGCGGCGAGATCACCTCGCCGGTCGCTGTCGACCACGGCGCTGGTCAGCGATGGCAATGTGATCATGCTGGGCGGGTTGTTGGAAAATGGCTCGGGCGGGGTCAATCAAAAGGTGCCGGGCCTGGCAGAGCTGCCCCTGATTGGCGGGCTGTTCCGGGGCAAGAGCAGCAATAGCAATCAGCGGGTGCTGTTGGTGCTGTTGCGCCCACAGGTGGTGTCAACCGAGGCCGAGGCCCAGCGGATCAGCCGCCAGCTCAGCCGCAAGGCCCAGGATGTGAGCGCCGCCATTGCCCCGGTCGACAATGGCCGCTTTCCCTATAACGGCCAAAGCGGGCTGCCCTTTGACGGGGCGGATCTGAACCAGCCCTTTGATGCCGGTTTTATTGATGATGTGGCCCAGCAGCGAAATTTCCCGCCGCTGCCCAGCAGGCTTCGGTTTGGCAGTGGAAACTAGGCTTCCCTTTGCCTTTGCCCGCGACCAGCAGGTGCTGCTGGACGGGGCCTGCCTGATTGCCGGGCCCGGGGTGACCCAGCTGGGGCTGCGCGAGGCACAGCGCCGGCTGGGGATCGCGCCGGATCTGCAGGTGCAAGCGCTGGAGCAGGAGGGATTCGAGACCGCCCTGGCGCGGGTCTACCGCGAGGGGAGCACGGCGCCGCAGGAGAGCTTGAGCTTTGATCTGGAAGAGCAGGCCTTTGCCCGCCGTCAGCGCGACCTGCTGGACGAGCCGGGCGATGCGCCGGTGATCACCCTGGTCAATCAGCTCTTGGCGCGGGCGGTGCAAAGCGGGGCCTCGGATCTGCATATCGAACCCCATGAGGGCGGGCTGCGGGTGCGCATGCGCATTGACGGTTTCCTGCAAGAGGTGATGGACCGTGCCGATG
This window encodes:
- a CDS encoding ParB/RepB/Spo0J family partition protein — its product is MAKRKRLSPAQNTYLSGAPESKSALAGPLPMPTASAAPIAQVAGAASTEAALQEVSQVLQQARARGLMIEEIALDQIDETHLVRDRIAQDEDEMEALMGSLRARGQQTPIEVVPLQGRIDGSGWGLISGWRRLSALRRLYAETSEPRFARVKALVIRPDSAEAAYVAMVEENEIRVNLSHYERARIAVRALKEGVFPSQKKALQGLFANAPRAKRSKIGSFVTLVEALDAVLYFPTAISEKLGLALVRQIGEEPGFAARLKTALQAAERPTAAEELLVLNAALAACKAPQDAALTAPLESQVAGATPVATPASAAPRVRPSSVEIGAQERVSTQLTAGLRIGFQPGAKRIELSGEAVDAELLEALKTWLKQR
- a CDS encoding AAA family ATPase produces the protein MARDIHKAGSGLPPYFNIDPDAALAELDAPTGTSGFAAIAEGCARGRADLSSRGMNEQGRKELRLFSTWEITRYLIPVAQAHFRRVLKANPTLPQGRSETEGGAKWFTLDEVLLLRAHFAAQGSKSKDYTPYRPKGLPAKLVSVANFKGGVGKTSTAAHLAMSAALDGYKVLVIDLDSQGSMTSIFGGRVEDEWQTAFPLLARHYGDHLRADNQRRLDRGEAPQPLDETLSAAMEMTAGDVIQGTHWPNIDLIGAQLNLYWAEFQIPVWRMAARSWKLWDALTDRLEADGVLDDYDVVFIDTPPALGYLTINGLAASDILLVPVGASFLEFDSTGRFFDMLHSTFASIEEGENLAARALGRPEMGFEWDAVRAVITRYDSAQQGELAGVMQAYMGPVLSPHKQDFTALIGQAGEQVSGIYEADYRDFNRETYARGRETFDATYAAFKRLLLGVWRRAELEREAEMAEQVPGEMPGEISGEMQQQRTPA
- a CDS encoding replication initiator protein A, with product MAAAGGAYPAEAQGSAAGRFFLCDIFDAIPKNDLASMEHPLFSLATRPDRRILNYQHNGAEITVVPSVKGLATIHDKDILIFCISQLMAAQNAGRQLSRTLHLKAHDLLIATNRETSGDAYRRLRESFERLAGTRITTNIVTGGEEVTTGFGLIESWEIVRKAPGSKKGAGRMVNVAVTLSDWLFRAVLSKSVLTLSRDYFRLRKPLERRIYELTRKHCGRQSAWTISVETLLKKSGSASPRRVFRKMIRDMIAAQPLPDYAMEELPGDLIRFSQKHVVTEPGHADAPILKATTLERARDLIPGADVYALEAEWRAMWARSGRPRLRQADAAFLGWVKKRGAE
- a CDS encoding glycosyltransferase family 4 protein, with product MKFLFVHQNMPGQYRELLTWLVKQGGHEILFLTQRRGLQLPGVTTVTYRPHHQAAKDAYGLSKDWESAAGAGLGAALAARRLDRDQGFKPDIIIGHTGWGELLFMKEVWPDVPVIGFFEYFYRTSGGLVGFDPEHPINDQAGFFAQARNTVPYASIEAVDQGHTPTQWQRDRFPQSFHHRMYTCHDGIRCDRLLPDAKASIGLGRVDQPLTRNDEVITYVARNMERARGFHIMMRALPEILTSLPRARVLMIGGNETSYGVESSHPQGLRGEMEAELGDSVDWSRVHFLGKVPYDDLCRILRISRCHIYLTMPFVLSWSLLEAMSMQATVVAADVAPVREAVTHGETGMLVDFFDPRALADQVVDVVTNPREYAHLGPAARAHVLQHYDFLSHCLPEHIAQINALVPAGKQIRI
- the rfbC gene encoding dTDP-4-dehydrorhamnose 3,5-epimerase produces the protein MQVEETGLPGVKILVPQRFGDARGFFSECWSRQRLAEQGIDLDFVQDNHSLSMQRGTLRGLHFQAPPHAQAKLVRCGRGALFDVAVDIRRGSPTYGTWFGIELTAENGKQLLVPAGFLHGFITRAPETEILYKCSDYYAPDCDGAVAWDSCGVDWGFDGPPLLSEKDAAAPALADFDSPFVWEGAA
- the rfbB gene encoding dTDP-glucose 4,6-dehydratase, which produces MKILVTGGAGFIGSAVVRRAIGDGHQVVNLDALTYAACLENVAAVADHPNYAFEQADIRDRAALERIFAAHAPDVVMHLAAESHVDRSIDGPGDFIETNITGTFNMLEAARKYWVEAGRPEAFRFHHISTDEVYGSLPSDPGVQFTEETAYDPRSPYSASKAASDHLVRAWAETYGLPVVLTNCSNNYGPFHFPEKLVPVVILNALAGKPLPIYGDGSNVRDWLYVEDHAAALLLVLQKGQLGRSYNIGGENECSNLELVQHLCAILDETRPREDGQSYAAQITFVTDRPGHDARYAIDPSRIRAELGWRPSVTVEEGLAKTVQWYLENESWWRALQSRDGVGQRLGTGQ
- the rfbD gene encoding dTDP-4-dehydrorhamnose reductase; protein product: MNILVFGKTGQLAQELSRLEGVTCLGRDHAEFSDPAAAAAQVAGAGIDAVIIAAAYTAVDRAESEERLATTINGATPGAIAQACAAHGLPLVYISTDYVFDGSGETPWQPGDAPAPVNAYGRSKLAGEAAVGAAGGVTAILRTSWVVSAHGNNFVKTMLRLGAERDQLSIVADQIGAPTPARAIAAACLEMARQLAEDPGKSGIYHLQGAPEVSWAGFAAEIFAQADVACAVAGIPSSAYPTPAPRPLNSRLDCTTLETVFNIAQPDWRVGLADILHDLGARP
- the rfbA gene encoding glucose-1-phosphate thymidylyltransferase RfbA, with protein sequence MMARKGIILAGGSGTRLYPITMGVSKQLLPIYDKPMIYYPLSVLMLAGIREICVITTPQDQAQFKRTLGDGRQWGIDLTYVVQPAPDGLAQAFILAESFLAGAPSALVLGDNIFFGHGLPKLLAAADAQGTGGTVFGYHVADPERYGVVDFDDAGRARQIIEKPEVAPSNYAVTGLYFLDGTAPARARAVRPSARGELEITDLLQMYLDEEALRVETMGRGYAWLDTGTHGSLLEAGNFVRTLQERQGLQTGCPEEIAFDQGWIDRAGLKARAALFAKNDYGHYLEGLLR
- a CDS encoding secretin N-terminal domain-containing protein, which gives rise to MTQRAEMQPVIHPVMPLVGQPARIGFFWSLRLWIGAAALLLLVLVQPLRAQVTLDLRDADLRNFVEIVSEATGRSFVLDPDVRGTVTVLAPDQMSPQDLFEVFLSVLELNRLTLIEGAGADRIVPMNVARELSSGGSAGLPSGFETRVIPVKEVPLQEVIEVVRPLLPAEAVMTPVPGAKRLIISDRSANLNRITRLIKRLDQPRAAPPIEILRLQNADAAEVLQVVQSMDLIPEGSSVSVDRRSNALLISGSEALRHRVRLLVDELDTQRDTVVSRAVALNYADAAAISDVVMRTLNSDGGSGTRAAVRIVPELQTNTLLVSAPQERIDEIVQMVRYLDQRPTQVLVEAVIFEMSVEGLSDLSVQFGAVLNNALVGGAQFDLPGRSSLTNLISSVSNGGAATLGSGGVFGGAKRNAGGDGIVGLITAIASVNSTRLLSTPSILTLNNQEAEIVVAQNVPFVTGSYSTVSDGSSVDNPFQTIERQDIGLTLNVTPQINADRTVRMVIKQEVSNLTNSTAASGGEITSPVAVDHGAGQRWQCDHAGRVVGKWLGRGQSKGAGPGRAAPDWRAVPGQEQQ